A stretch of DNA from uncultured Methanobrevibacter sp.:
TACTCTTTGTAAAACGTTTTTCCCTACAATCATTTGATAGGTTTCTTCATCAAGTGTGTCTAAACTGACATTAACTCTGTCTAATCCTGCATCGACTAAATCTTGTGCAAATTTCTCCAAAAATATACCATTGGTTGTGATTGAAATATCCTTGAAATCAAGTGAATTAATTTTTTCAACAATTTCAACTATGTCTGGCCTGACTAAAGGTTCGCCACCAGACAAACGTATTTTCTCAACACCTAATTTCTTTGCAATTCTACAGATTTCATAAATTTCATCAGGAGTCATTTCAGAAGATGAATCCAACATACCATCATGGTGGCAATATATGCAGTTTACATTGCAACGATTGGTAATGGAAATCCTAAGTGAAATAATTGGCCTTTCATAATCGTCTCTTACTTTATCCTTCATCCATAAACCCCAAAATAAAATTCATTCTTTAACATGATAAAATCATAAATAATAATAAAAAATACAAAACTTATAAAAATCAATTTAAAAAAATGATCTAATGATTATTCATTATCAATGGAAATTTCAACATTCTTTACTTCATCTACACCATATTCTGAAGTTTTAATAGCTTTCAATAACCCAAGAATAGTTTCCTTAATGATATCATCAGTGAATTTATTCAATTCAATATCATTTCCATTAATCACTAACTTAACTTTATTTTCAAAATCTTTATTATCACTCACATAATCACCTAAATAAACTTTATAATAAACAATCTAATAGTATAATAAAATTTTTTTTAAATACTATTATATTATTCTTTTTTATTTTTAATTGTTATGTCAATATCATCAAAGTTCTCTACACCATATTCCTTAATCTTAAGTGGAGTCAAAACTCCCAATATGGTTTGCTTGAGGTAATCGCTAACAAATCTGTTCAATCCAATATTCACCCCATCAATAGCTAAATTGACTTCCGCTTGAGTTTCCGGATTGTAATCCAATTTTCCTTGTGCGAAAGCTTGACCTATGAGACTTGCATCATTATATCCGCATTCATTAACAAATAATGTCTCCAAAATATCGTAAGATCTTTCTTCCACAAGGTCAACCAATTCCAATAGCTCTTCATCTGTGATTTCAAAAGAGTTCACAACTTTGATTGTATATTCATCCTTGACCTCTTCACAGGTAGCTATTTTAGCATAAGGATAAGCTTTAAATCCTTCTATAACCACAAAATCAGGATTTTCCATAAGTTTTATTAAGAATAAAATACGTTCTAAATCAAGTCTTTCATTAATATTGAAATAGGTTCTTCCACCGATTCCTACAACAAAATCAGAACCGGCTTCCATTTGCTTATAGGTGTCGGTTCCCTCATGATCCATTTCCATTTGGTGATGAGAATGCTTAATGCTTGCTACCTTAAAGTCCCTATTGCCTAATTCCGTGATAATCTTGCTTGTAAGGGATGTCTTGCCAGTATTCTTTAAACCTACAATTGAAATAATTCTCATTTTTACACCAAATTATAAAAAATTTTTAAAAAACTTTGATTGATTAAATAAAATTTATAACCTATTGTTAAATTTAATTTATCTAAATAAACTTTTGTCCCCAATCATAGATTAGATTATCTATTAATCAAAACTCATCAGAAAAAATAGACAGTAAAATTTCACTAAATAAATTAAATTTAAAAATAAATCAATAGCTATTTTTAAAAAAATAATTTAAAAAATAGTTTTTCATGGAAATGAGTGAATAAGAGGTGACTATTTTAAAAATTATTTAATTAAAAAGGAGAATAAAAATAGAAAATTGTAAAACGAATATAATAAGCAAAACGCTCATTACAAAGTTTTACAACAACTAATTTATTCTATCGTGTTTCACCATTTTGATTTAAATCTTCAATCCTAGTATTGTCTGTAGGATTTAGGACCAAATTCAGTGAATGGTAATGGTTCTTCGTTGTCTACACCACTGTAGTAACCGAAGATGTCTCTGACTTTTTGGTTTACAGTAGCCCATACTTTGGATACTGGAATTTCACAAGGACATACTTCAGAACATTGACCACAGTTAGTACATGCATCTACCATGTGTACCATACGAGTTAAGTGGAAGAATGGAGCTGCAGGGGTGTATCCACCAGGTACCCATTCAGGACCTTCAGCTTCGAGACAGCAGTCATCACAGAAACAGAGAGGACATGCTTCACGGCAACCGTAACATTTCATACATCTGGAGAATTCTTCTTTGTATTCTGCGAATACTTCTAAGATGTCACCAGAGGTTCCAGCAAAGTCTTTTTCTCTTTGTGCCATTGCTTGTTTTACCATGATGTTGTCGATGTTAGAACGGATTGTTACACCTTTTTCGATTGGTGCTTGGGTTTCAATTAATCCAGCATCAATTACTTTTCCTAAGATGTCTGCACCTTTTTCGGAGCATACTTCTACGAAGGTTGCTTTTCCAGCTAAGTCACCGATAACTCCCCAGTTACCTAAAGCTAAATCAGCGTTGGTAGGGATGTTCATGGTACATCTTTGACAGTTTTCTCTTCTACCCATTCCGTCTTCTTCGAGTTCATCGATGGAAATTGCTTTTTCACCATCAGCGGTTTCCATAATGAGTTTTCCTTTGGAAATTTCTTCTTTGATGACGTCAGCAGGGTCTAATTCGTAAACGTCTCTAATCATTTTCATGGTTGGTACAGGTGGCATGGTTCCTCCACAGTTTACACCAATCATGATTACGTTTTCTTCGATAACTTTTCTTTTTCTCATTAACTCTTTTAAGGTCATTGCGTCACATGGTTTTGTGGTAACTGCAATTTTCATATCTCTTGCACCGTCTAAGTATTTGGATACGAATTTTGCTAAGTTTAAGGTACCACAGTGAAGGGATCCTGCAGATTTGATTACATCTTCAGGGTCGGTGATGAGAATAGGTTTAGCATCGTATAAGTCAGCTGCTTCTTCTACAGCAACTACTGCATCAACAATACCTTCTTCGAGTAAGTATTTCATGATAGTAGTTACGACTCCACCGTATTCTCCTTTTTCTTTAATTGCTTCATTACCAGAGTATGCATAAAACATATCATTTACATTTACAGCCATATTATCTACTCCTTATTCACCTTATAATTTTTCTACTTGAATAGCACAAGCTTTTAATTCAACCATTTTACATTTAGGGTCGAAAGAATCGGAGTTGGTTAACATGTTAGCTGCACATTCGGTAAAGTGCATAGGAATGTTTACAATACCTTTCTTAATGTCGTCAGTTACACGAGCAGGAATTTCAATTTCTCCTCTTCTAGAGTATGCTTTTACTATTTCATTGTTAAGAATTCCTCTTTCTGCTGCATCTTCGGTGTTGATTTCGATGAATCCAGTAGGTACTTCCTTATCTAAGGTTTCACATCTTCTGGTCATAGCAGCGTGATAGTGGAACAAGATACGGGTAGTAGTTAAGAGTAATGGGTATTCATCATCAACAACTTCGACAGGACCTTTGTGTTCTAATGCTTGGAATACACCTAAACCGTCTGGGTGAGCGAATTTATCTTTGTGCATTAAAGGTTCACAAGGATCTTCTGGGTCAAGACATGGCCAGTGGACACCTTCAGGTTTGAGTAATCTTTCGTGAGTAATACCGTAGTAGGAAGGAGCGAGTTCTCTGATT
This window harbors:
- the mobB gene encoding molybdopterin-guanine dinucleotide biosynthesis protein B codes for the protein MRIISIVGLKNTGKTSLTSKIITELGNRDFKVASIKHSHHQMEMDHEGTDTYKQMEAGSDFVVGIGGRTYFNINERLDLERILFLIKLMENPDFVVIEGFKAYPYAKIATCEEVKDEYTIKVVNSFEITDEELLELVDLVEERSYDILETLFVNECGYNDASLIGQAFAQGKLDYNPETQAEVNLAIDGVNIGLNRFVSDYLKQTILGVLTPLKIKEYGVENFDDIDITIKNKKE
- a CDS encoding Coenzyme F420 hydrogenase/dehydrogenase, beta subunit C-terminal domain, with the translated sequence MAVNVNDMFYAYSGNEAIKEKGEYGGVVTTIMKYLLEEGIVDAVVAVEEAADLYDAKPILITDPEDVIKSAGSLHCGTLNLAKFVSKYLDGARDMKIAVTTKPCDAMTLKELMRKRKVIEENVIMIGVNCGGTMPPVPTMKMIRDVYELDPADVIKEEISKGKLIMETADGEKAISIDELEEDGMGRRENCQRCTMNIPTNADLALGNWGVIGDLAGKATFVEVCSEKGADILGKVIDAGLIETQAPIEKGVTIRSNIDNIMVKQAMAQREKDFAGTSGDILEVFAEYKEEFSRCMKCYGCREACPLCFCDDCCLEAEGPEWVPGGYTPAAPFFHLTRMVHMVDACTNCGQCSEVCPCEIPVSKVWATVNQKVRDIFGYYSGVDNEEPLPFTEFGPKSYRQY